One window of the Candidatus Saccharibacteria bacterium genome contains the following:
- the ftsW gene encoding putative lipid II flippase FtsW — protein MAKFDTMFSKRPISASHHSRSPVQLAHRPDYVISVLVLCLIAIGMVMIYSTGWIAILKQTGGSNDTNSLFYTQLVTFAIGILLWYSASKVHYSVWQKYAAYIFYGSAVLMFLVLIPGIGVQVNGASRWVRFGPLNFQPVEFFKLGIVLYMAAWVEKNRGHLSSLFEGLVPFLVIISLTAFLVVLLQKDMGSAMVIVAACLSIYFVSGVRLPIFAAGVGILTSLSGLLIVFFPYRLSRFLTFLNQANDTSGSAYHINQALIALGSGGIFGRGLGKSLQAYGYLPESTNDSIFAIIGEEFGLLGCLVVVSLYGGLLYRGYRVSRSAPDNFAKLVAVGITAWIGFQAVFNVSAMIGLIPLTGITLPFVSYGGTSLIALLIGIGILQNISKFTHKEVRSEDRSVGRGDRRTYRADFGGSRATAKTRT, from the coding sequence AATTTGACACTATGTTTAGCAAGCGGCCGATCAGTGCTAGCCACCACAGCCGCTCGCCGGTTCAGCTAGCTCACCGGCCCGACTATGTAATAAGTGTGCTGGTTTTGTGCTTAATTGCCATTGGCATGGTTATGATTTACTCTACGGGCTGGATCGCAATTCTAAAACAGACTGGTGGCAGCAACGACACCAACAGCCTGTTTTATACTCAGCTGGTAACCTTTGCTATCGGTATTTTGCTTTGGTATTCAGCTAGCAAGGTTCACTATAGTGTTTGGCAAAAATACGCCGCTTATATTTTTTATGGTTCAGCCGTCCTAATGTTTCTGGTGCTAATACCAGGTATCGGTGTTCAGGTAAATGGGGCATCACGCTGGGTGCGTTTTGGGCCGCTCAACTTTCAACCGGTAGAGTTTTTTAAGCTCGGCATAGTACTATATATGGCGGCTTGGGTCGAAAAGAATCGTGGTCATTTGAGCAGCTTATTTGAGGGGTTAGTGCCATTTTTGGTTATTATTAGCCTAACAGCCTTTTTGGTGGTTTTGCTGCAAAAAGACATGGGCAGCGCCATGGTGATAGTGGCGGCATGTTTAAGCATATACTTCGTGTCGGGCGTTAGGCTGCCGATTTTTGCGGCTGGTGTTGGCATTTTGACAAGCTTGAGCGGGCTGCTCATAGTGTTCTTTCCATATCGTTTAAGCCGATTTTTAACCTTTTTAAACCAAGCCAACGATACCTCGGGCTCGGCCTATCATATCAACCAGGCTCTTATAGCCCTAGGTTCTGGCGGAATTTTTGGCCGGGGCTTGGGTAAAAGCTTACAAGCTTATGGTTATTTGCCTGAGTCGACTAACGATTCAATTTTTGCAATCATTGGCGAAGAATTCGGCTTGTTAGGCTGTCTGGTGGTTGTGTCTTTGTATGGTGGGCTATTGTATAGGGGCTATCGCGTGAGTCGATCTGCGCCCGACAACTTTGCTAAGCTGGTAGCCGTGGGCATTACTGCCTGGATTGGTTTTCAGGCCGTATTTAACGTGAGCGCAATGATTGGTTTGATTCCGCTAACGGGCATTACTTTACCATTTGTAAGCTATGGCGGCACTAGCTTAATTGCCTTGTTGATCGGCATTGGAATCTTGCAAAATATTTCTAAATTTACTCACAAGGAGGTTCGAAGTGAAGATCGTAGTGTCGGGCGGGGGGACAGGCGGACATATCGCGCCGATTTTGGCGGTTCTCGAGCAACTGCAAAAACTCGAACCTAA
- a CDS encoding UDP-N-acetylglucosamine--N-acetylmuramyl-(pentapeptide) pyrophosphoryl-undecaprenol N-acetylglucosamine transferase has product MKIVVSGGGTGGHIAPILAVLEQLQKLEPNLKVLFVGSGNELEKKILQSSGFEYVAIPSGKFRRYGRGLVREVLDIKTTSQNIKDATRVVRGIRQARKILNGFKPDVVFTKGGYVGLPVGLAAAKLGYPLVIHESDSIFGKANQVLATKATKIAVSFPVETYQLPDRVDRSKLIYTGNPIRGSILSASPAAAEKFFPFDKNKPVVLITGSSQGAQAINQVIFSSLENLCKHYNIIHLTGERDIERARFMHHKLPAGLKTSYLPFGFLQSEMGLAYQRAEVVVARGSMSTLTEVAAVGRPAIIIPLPSSADQPSNARILARFGAIRLLEQADLTELRLRSEIDQILEHPEATNYLIKTFHKFYKAYASEHVATILHKCATKTGVEN; this is encoded by the coding sequence GTGAAGATCGTAGTGTCGGGCGGGGGGACAGGCGGACATATCGCGCCGATTTTGGCGGTTCTCGAGCAACTGCAAAAACTCGAACCTAATCTCAAAGTATTATTCGTTGGTTCGGGCAATGAGCTCGAGAAGAAGATTCTACAAAGCAGTGGCTTTGAATATGTTGCTATTCCGTCGGGTAAGTTTCGGCGCTATGGTCGGGGGTTGGTGCGAGAGGTTTTAGATATTAAAACAACTAGTCAAAATATTAAAGATGCCACTCGAGTGGTGCGTGGAATTCGGCAAGCTCGCAAAATATTGAATGGCTTTAAGCCCGATGTGGTATTCACCAAGGGCGGCTATGTTGGGTTACCAGTCGGTTTGGCGGCCGCCAAACTGGGCTATCCACTGGTTATTCATGAATCAGATTCGATTTTCGGCAAAGCCAATCAAGTTTTGGCTACCAAGGCCACAAAAATAGCCGTAAGTTTTCCGGTCGAAACCTACCAGCTACCAGACAGAGTTGATCGATCTAAACTGATCTACACCGGCAATCCAATACGTGGTTCAATATTAAGCGCCTCGCCCGCAGCTGCAGAAAAATTTTTCCCGTTCGACAAAAATAAACCAGTAGTTTTGATTACCGGGTCTTCACAAGGCGCCCAAGCTATCAACCAGGTAATATTTTCATCGCTAGAAAACCTTTGTAAACATTACAACATTATTCATCTAACGGGTGAGCGCGATATTGAGCGAGCCCGCTTTATGCATCACAAACTGCCGGCCGGGCTCAAAACTAGCTATCTACCATTTGGTTTTTTGCAATCAGAAATGGGGCTGGCTTACCAAAGAGCAGAGGTAGTTGTTGCAAGAGGCAGCATGTCAACACTAACCGAGGTTGCAGCAGTTGGCCGCCCAGCTATCATAATACCACTACCAAGTTCAGCAGATCAGCCATCTAATGCACGTATATTGGCCAGGTTTGGAGCTATCCGCCTGCTAGAACAAGCCGATCTAACCGAGCTTCGGTTGCGCTCAGAAATTGATCAGATACTCGAGCACCCCGAAGCAACAAACTACTTGATAAAAACATTTCACAAGTTCTACAAAGCCTATGCTTCAGAACATGTCGCTACGATTCTGCATAAATGCGCAACAAAAACTGGAGTAGAAAACTAA
- a CDS encoding FtsQ-type POTRA domain-containing protein — MSKDTRRLGRTRRVVYQPHYETPKTKRQWRVSAFVRPLIYILLFLGAAYVVIISPLFQIRKITIRGNSVVVAGEVQKAVEQALSETPLSRNIIFLNTTQISDLIKSQNQQVASVRVDRSLPNGIVVIIREQDPALLWRSATKAYVVSNDGYAYSQTTNNINNLITVIDTSNLPVRLGQPIVPASFVSFVKDLQTKLPSLGIKLAQLNVGETTSEIVVATNSGYSIRLDTTRSSDDQLNDLKSTLDALKKQNKKITEYVDLRVPGKAFYK, encoded by the coding sequence GTGTCCAAAGATACTCGACGACTCGGCCGGACTCGGCGCGTGGTTTATCAGCCACATTATGAAACGCCAAAAACTAAGCGCCAATGGCGTGTTTCGGCTTTTGTTCGGCCACTGATTTACATTCTTTTATTTCTAGGTGCTGCCTATGTGGTTATCATTTCACCACTGTTTCAGATTCGCAAAATAACTATTAGGGGAAACAGCGTAGTGGTGGCAGGGGAAGTTCAAAAAGCCGTAGAACAGGCACTGAGCGAGACACCGCTAAGCCGTAATATTATATTCCTCAATACGACCCAAATAAGCGACTTAATAAAGAGCCAAAATCAGCAGGTGGCTAGTGTTCGGGTGGATCGCAGCCTGCCAAATGGGATCGTGGTGATCATTCGCGAGCAAGACCCGGCGCTGCTTTGGCGTAGCGCCACCAAAGCCTATGTCGTTAGTAACGACGGCTATGCCTACAGTCAAACCACAAATAATATTAACAATCTAATCACTGTGATCGATACCTCGAATCTGCCAGTTCGGCTGGGTCAGCCTATAGTGCCAGCATCGTTTGTAAGTTTCGTGAAAGACTTGCAGACAAAGCTGCCGAGCCTTGGTATTAAACTAGCACAGTTGAATGTCGGCGAGACGACCTCTGAGATAGTCGTGGCTACCAACTCTGGTTATAGCATACGACTCGATACTACCAGGAGTTCAGACGATCAGCTCAATGACCTAAAATCGACTCTCGATGCCCTTAAAAAGCAAAATAAGAAAATTACTGAATATGTAGATTTGAGAGTACCGGGCAAAGCCTTTTATAAATAG
- a CDS encoding type IV secretory system conjugative DNA transfer family protein has product MSAITTIISNIFGVIGAVLFTYWGWTLIAAFLMYLIWRNNRKAENIINTEHVVLQIIVPKNNEKKELSAEQMFASLHGILRPSAEINKENTIQDHISFEFASQGNMIHFYVWVPKQLKDYVESQIYAQYPTVQIFTMDADYSRADVRERTAYTTEAVLTKDDIFPIRTFLTFEVDPLAGLTTVLASLSETEEMWVQFLLKPIDDGWHARSIAYVDEIRNGKAAKFFDNWQQKALSAPFAFVGALFNAAFKPPAESKKEEKKDKKELSPGQTTINTAVETKAQKLGYGVKIRICYLGDNDAAAKSRMQALIGGFKQFNTINLNGFTNNGIRAGEDGLKAYQARLFEGSGYVLNIEELASLYHLPHVSVETPGVVYTSTKVGEPPANLPTLQNTSADNLSLIGSTTFRQAHVKFGIKRDDRKRHLYIVGKSGVGKSYLLELLTLSDLYQNQGFAVVDPHGDFAQNIMKFIPESRIGDVVYFNPADTEFPIGFNPMEVHDENKRNSVASEIVGVLKKMFGDSWGPRLEHILRFTLLALLESPDSTMLGITRMLTDKAYRKQVVDNVKDPVVKAFWVNEFASWNDKFASEAVAPVLNKVGAFTANPLVRNVLGQSSSSFNIRKMMDEGKILVVDLSRGKIGEDNAGILGALMITKIQLEAMSRADIADIEERRPFYLYVDEFQNFATESFAVILSEARKYGLYLTMANQYIAQMPDEVKDAVFGNVGSMITFRVGADDATYLAKYFEPVFEPADLVNLGIQNVYVTMSIDGETSLPFSARTLNGPKPPHDFTRTIIEQSRAHYSKSKAEVETDIAKWSGFGKKDETESRGSENSEKPKQPQIPVYEHKPNLAGIEPKKYSEQLKSRREHGGSGSSSRSRKRRSKSNR; this is encoded by the coding sequence ATGTCAGCCATTACAACCATCATCTCTAATATTTTCGGTGTAATTGGCGCCGTCTTATTTACATACTGGGGCTGGACTCTGATAGCAGCCTTCCTGATGTATTTGATTTGGCGCAATAATCGCAAAGCCGAAAACATTATCAATACCGAGCACGTTGTGCTGCAGATAATAGTGCCGAAAAACAACGAGAAAAAGGAACTCTCGGCCGAGCAAATGTTTGCTAGTTTGCACGGCATATTGCGCCCCTCTGCCGAGATTAACAAAGAGAACACCATCCAAGACCACATTAGCTTTGAGTTTGCCAGCCAAGGCAATATGATTCACTTCTATGTTTGGGTGCCCAAACAGCTGAAGGATTATGTCGAGAGCCAAATCTACGCTCAATACCCAACCGTTCAAATCTTTACTATGGACGCCGACTACTCGCGAGCCGACGTGAGAGAACGAACTGCCTATACCACAGAGGCTGTACTTACCAAAGACGACATTTTTCCAATTCGCACCTTTCTAACCTTCGAGGTAGATCCACTGGCCGGCCTAACAACCGTCTTGGCCTCCTTGAGTGAAACCGAAGAAATGTGGGTCCAGTTCTTGCTAAAGCCAATTGATGACGGCTGGCACGCTCGCTCAATTGCCTATGTCGACGAGATACGCAATGGCAAGGCAGCTAAGTTTTTTGATAACTGGCAACAAAAGGCCTTGAGTGCACCATTTGCATTTGTAGGCGCACTATTTAACGCTGCCTTCAAACCGCCAGCCGAGAGCAAAAAGGAAGAGAAAAAAGACAAAAAAGAGCTTAGCCCTGGCCAGACTACCATTAATACGGCTGTTGAAACCAAGGCTCAAAAATTAGGCTATGGTGTGAAGATCCGTATCTGCTATCTAGGCGATAATGATGCTGCTGCCAAATCACGTATGCAGGCTTTAATTGGCGGTTTTAAACAGTTTAACACCATAAACCTAAATGGCTTTACCAACAATGGCATACGGGCCGGGGAGGATGGTCTTAAAGCCTACCAAGCTAGGCTATTTGAGGGCAGTGGTTATGTCTTAAACATCGAGGAGCTAGCCAGCCTGTACCACTTACCACATGTTTCAGTTGAGACACCAGGCGTAGTCTATACATCCACCAAGGTGGGGGAGCCGCCTGCTAATCTGCCAACCCTACAAAACACTAGTGCCGACAATCTAAGCCTAATAGGTAGCACCACGTTTCGTCAGGCTCACGTTAAGTTTGGCATCAAGCGTGACGATCGTAAGCGCCACCTCTACATAGTTGGTAAATCGGGCGTGGGCAAGTCTTATTTGCTAGAATTGCTAACCTTGTCGGATTTATATCAAAATCAGGGCTTTGCGGTCGTCGACCCGCACGGTGATTTTGCTCAGAACATTATGAAGTTTATACCCGAAAGCCGGATTGGCGATGTAGTTTACTTTAATCCAGCTGACACCGAATTCCCGATCGGGTTTAACCCGATGGAGGTACACGACGAAAACAAGCGCAACAGTGTGGCCAGCGAAATAGTGGGTGTACTCAAAAAAATGTTTGGTGACAGCTGGGGCCCGAGGCTCGAGCACATTTTGCGCTTTACGCTGTTGGCGCTACTAGAATCGCCCGACTCCACCATGCTCGGTATAACCCGCATGCTGACCGATAAAGCTTATCGCAAACAGGTGGTTGACAACGTGAAGGATCCAGTGGTTAAGGCCTTTTGGGTCAATGAATTTGCTAGCTGGAACGACAAGTTCGCCTCGGAGGCAGTTGCACCGGTGCTAAACAAGGTTGGTGCCTTTACCGCCAACCCGCTGGTGCGTAACGTGCTTGGTCAGAGCAGCTCAAGTTTTAATATACGAAAAATGATGGACGAAGGTAAGATACTGGTGGTCGATTTAAGCCGCGGTAAAATTGGTGAGGACAATGCGGGAATATTGGGCGCCTTGATGATCACCAAAATCCAGCTTGAGGCTATGAGTCGGGCTGACATTGCCGATATTGAAGAGCGCCGACCATTCTATTTATATGTCGATGAGTTCCAGAACTTTGCCACCGAGAGTTTTGCTGTAATTCTGTCTGAAGCCCGCAAATATGGGCTGTATTTAACCATGGCCAACCAGTACATTGCTCAAATGCCCGATGAGGTCAAAGATGCCGTGTTTGGCAACGTTGGCAGTATGATAACCTTCAGAGTCGGAGCCGACGACGCCACTTATTTGGCTAAATACTTTGAGCCAGTCTTTGAACCAGCCGATCTGGTAAATTTGGGCATTCAGAACGTCTATGTAACCATGAGTATCGACGGCGAAACTTCGCTACCATTTAGTGCCCGAACCCTTAATGGCCCCAAGCCGCCACACGACTTTACCCGGACCATTATTGAGCAGTCCAGGGCGCATTATAGTAAATCTAAAGCTGAGGTTGAGACCGATATCGCCAAGTGGAGTGGTTTTGGCAAAAAAGACGAGACCGAAAGCCGGGGGAGCGAAAACTCCGAAAAGCCTAAGCAGCCTCAAATCCCCGTCTATGAACACAAACCGAACTTAGCCGGGATTGAGCCTAAGAAATATAGCGAGCAGCTAAAATCCCGAAGAGAGCACGGCGGATCTGGTTCTAGTTCACGTTCGCGCAAGCGCCGTAGCAAGAGTAACAGATAG
- the topA gene encoding type I DNA topoisomerase, whose amino-acid sequence MPKNVVIVESPAKAKTIEKYLGKDYQVLSSYGHIRDLPKSGLEIDVEKDFEPTYVVPEDKAEVVAKLKKAIDKNTTAWLATDEDREGEAIAWHLCKALGLSEKTTKRIVFHEITKPAIEEAIKNPRKVDLHLVDAQQARRVLDRLVGYELSPVLWKKIRPGLSAGRVQSVAVRLIVEREREIEKFESKDFFKVTAEFDLGKDGVLQAELSEKLPDEKATQKFLESVKDASWKISGLEQKPGKKSPSAPFTTSTLQQTASTRLGFSVRQTMTLAQRLYEAGHITYMRTDSVNLSAIAVKQAAGYIEKKYGKDYVEQRAFKTKSAGAQEAHEAIRPTDMSLETAGADERQTKLYKLIRARALATQMADAKLERTIVTITTDKTDKSFVAKGEIVLFDGFLKVYGDKKEDKLLPPLKEGATLKLIRIVGRQSFERPAARYTEASLVKKLEEEGIGRPSTYAPTISTIQAREYVLKGEIEGKIREVVELELKAKNINRTQVEETYGADKNKLVPTDTGLVVTDFLVKFFPEVVDYGFTAKVEKEFDEIATGQEQWNKMIADFYKPFHKLIKQSEDISRHEANQGRKLGNDPKTGKPVIARMGRYGAMIQIGQAEDDEKPKFAPMPEGKKIDEVSLKEALEMFKLPRKVGATAKGEEITANIGRFGPYVKVGEMFVSIKGEDPFQIDETTARKLIAAKQKQERERIIQDFADEGLQVLNGRYGPYVTDSNTNAKVPKDKDPKKLSLKECQKLVAEAKTKPKRFGKK is encoded by the coding sequence ATGCCAAAAAACGTTGTAATAGTAGAGAGTCCCGCCAAAGCCAAAACCATCGAGAAGTACCTAGGTAAAGATTACCAGGTGCTTTCGAGCTACGGCCACATACGCGATCTGCCCAAAAGTGGGTTAGAGATCGATGTCGAAAAAGATTTCGAGCCAACCTATGTGGTGCCAGAAGATAAAGCCGAGGTGGTAGCCAAACTTAAAAAGGCTATTGATAAAAACACTACCGCCTGGCTGGCCACCGACGAAGACCGCGAAGGTGAGGCTATAGCTTGGCATTTGTGCAAAGCCTTGGGCTTGAGCGAAAAGACCACCAAACGGATTGTATTTCATGAAATTACTAAACCAGCTATTGAAGAGGCCATAAAAAACCCCCGCAAGGTTGATCTACACCTGGTAGACGCACAGCAGGCCCGTAGAGTATTAGATAGACTGGTAGGTTACGAGCTCAGCCCCGTACTGTGGAAGAAGATCCGACCGGGCTTAAGCGCCGGTAGAGTGCAATCGGTCGCGGTGCGCTTAATAGTCGAGCGCGAACGCGAGATCGAGAAGTTCGAGAGCAAGGACTTTTTTAAGGTTACAGCTGAGTTCGATCTAGGTAAAGATGGCGTGCTGCAAGCCGAACTCAGCGAAAAGCTGCCAGATGAAAAGGCTACTCAAAAGTTTCTGGAGTCGGTAAAAGATGCCAGCTGGAAGATATCTGGACTCGAGCAAAAGCCTGGTAAAAAATCACCCAGCGCGCCATTTACCACCTCAACGTTGCAGCAAACTGCCAGCACCCGCCTAGGCTTTTCGGTGCGCCAAACCATGACCTTAGCGCAGCGATTGTATGAGGCTGGCCACATTACCTACATGCGTACCGACTCGGTCAATCTTTCGGCTATTGCGGTTAAGCAGGCTGCCGGTTATATAGAAAAGAAATATGGCAAGGATTACGTAGAGCAGCGGGCTTTCAAAACTAAGTCAGCTGGCGCTCAAGAAGCCCACGAGGCCATTCGCCCAACCGATATGAGCTTAGAGACGGCTGGAGCTGATGAGCGCCAAACCAAGCTATACAAGCTTATCCGGGCTCGAGCCCTAGCTACTCAGATGGCCGATGCCAAGCTGGAACGCACTATTGTAACTATCACTACCGACAAAACCGATAAAAGCTTTGTGGCCAAAGGGGAGATCGTGCTGTTTGATGGTTTTCTGAAAGTTTATGGCGATAAAAAAGAAGATAAATTACTACCGCCACTCAAAGAAGGCGCAACCCTAAAACTAATAAGGATTGTGGGGCGCCAGAGCTTTGAACGGCCAGCCGCTCGCTATACCGAAGCTAGCCTGGTTAAAAAACTCGAGGAGGAGGGCATAGGCCGACCTAGCACCTATGCACCAACCATCTCAACCATTCAAGCTCGTGAATACGTGCTAAAGGGCGAAATAGAGGGTAAAATTCGCGAGGTAGTGGAACTGGAGCTCAAGGCCAAGAATATAAACCGAACACAAGTCGAAGAAACTTATGGTGCCGACAAAAATAAGTTGGTGCCAACAGATACCGGGTTGGTAGTAACCGACTTTTTGGTTAAATTTTTCCCAGAAGTTGTCGATTATGGCTTTACCGCCAAGGTCGAGAAGGAGTTCGACGAAATTGCCACAGGCCAAGAACAGTGGAACAAGATGATCGCGGACTTTTATAAGCCGTTTCACAAATTAATCAAGCAATCTGAAGATATCAGCCGACACGAGGCCAACCAGGGTCGAAAGCTTGGCAATGACCCCAAAACTGGCAAGCCAGTAATTGCCAGAATGGGCCGCTATGGCGCCATGATCCAGATAGGCCAAGCCGAAGACGACGAAAAGCCTAAGTTTGCGCCAATGCCAGAAGGTAAAAAAATCGACGAGGTAAGCCTAAAAGAAGCCTTAGAAATGTTTAAGTTGCCCAGAAAAGTCGGTGCAACTGCCAAGGGCGAAGAGATTACTGCCAATATTGGCCGTTTTGGACCCTACGTAAAGGTTGGTGAGATGTTTGTGTCGATTAAAGGTGAAGATCCGTTTCAAATAGATGAGACTACGGCCCGCAAGCTTATTGCCGCCAAGCAAAAACAGGAGCGCGAGCGAATTATCCAGGATTTCGCTGACGAAGGCTTGCAGGTGTTGAACGGCCGTTATGGGCCATATGTAACCGATAGCAATACCAATGCCAAGGTACCAAAAGACAAAGACCCTAAAAAACTTAGCCTTAAGGAATGCCAAAAACTGGTTGCCGAAGCCAAGACCAAACCTAAACGATTTGGAAAAAAGTAA
- the dprA gene encoding DNA-protecting protein DprA: protein MNIQEVDYKSKYFPPLLRDIASVPKKLYVRGQIPELPMITVVGTRKPSDYGRQQTYRIAHDLAKAGFCIVSGLAYGLDAVAHKAALDAKGKTIAVLGNSIDSIYPAGNQKLGEQILEQGGAIISEYEPGLATQKFNFPARNRILAGISLGVIITEADAKSGTLITANFALTNNRYVFAVPGNITSPRSAGPNNLIKHGAHAITDATDVLDLLGLQSGLLKKPTVKADSKEEAQILDILAEHSCSTAELIDTTGLEAAQVATILSLMEITGKIRSMGAGQWLAV, encoded by the coding sequence ATGAATATACAAGAAGTAGATTATAAAAGCAAGTACTTTCCGCCACTTTTGCGTGATATTGCAAGCGTGCCCAAAAAACTCTATGTACGTGGGCAAATCCCTGAACTGCCAATGATTACGGTGGTGGGCACCCGCAAGCCCAGTGATTACGGTCGCCAGCAAACCTATAGAATTGCTCATGATCTAGCCAAGGCCGGCTTTTGCATTGTTAGTGGTCTGGCTTATGGCCTCGACGCCGTAGCCCACAAAGCTGCGCTCGATGCCAAGGGCAAGACCATTGCCGTGCTTGGCAACAGCATTGATAGTATTTATCCGGCTGGCAATCAAAAGCTTGGCGAGCAGATATTAGAGCAGGGCGGAGCCATTATCTCGGAATATGAGCCAGGATTAGCCACCCAAAAGTTTAACTTTCCAGCTCGCAATCGCATACTAGCAGGCATATCTCTTGGGGTAATTATTACCGAGGCCGATGCCAAATCGGGCACCCTCATAACCGCTAATTTTGCTTTAACCAACAATCGCTATGTGTTTGCTGTGCCCGGCAACATTACCAGTCCACGTTCGGCCGGACCTAATAATCTAATAAAGCACGGTGCCCATGCCATTACCGACGCTACCGATGTACTAGACCTTTTGGGCCTACAAAGTGGCTTGCTCAAAAAACCGACCGTCAAAGCTGATAGCAAAGAGGAAGCTCAAATACTCGATATTCTAGCCGAACATAGCTGCAGCACAGCTGAACTTATAGACACTACAGGGCTAGAGGCCGCCCAAGTCGCCACAATACTAAGCCTTATGGAGATCACCGGCAAAATCCGCTCCATGGGTGCCGGTCAGTGGCTGGCTGTGTAG
- a CDS encoding aminoacyl-tRNA hydrolase, giving the protein MKLIVGLGNPGTEYAKTRHNLGFMVVDHIAKLKELEFYERSKFSAEISEFQVGDEKVVLAKPTTFMNDSGQAVQALSHFYKLTHTDTWVVSDDLDLEFGKVRVRIGGSSGGHNGLKSIIDKVGESFVRFRIGIKTNNLAKIGAHDYVLQRFGQAEEEQLPGVIAQTEGLIKKAFAEGVEHTSSSL; this is encoded by the coding sequence GTGAAATTAATCGTCGGACTCGGCAACCCCGGAACTGAATACGCCAAAACTCGCCACAACCTGGGATTTATGGTGGTCGATCATATTGCCAAACTAAAAGAGCTTGAATTCTACGAGCGCTCTAAGTTTTCGGCCGAAATCTCTGAATTTCAAGTCGGCGACGAAAAAGTTGTTTTAGCTAAACCAACAACCTTTATGAACGACTCTGGCCAGGCCGTGCAAGCTCTAAGCCATTTTTATAAACTAACCCATACCGATACTTGGGTAGTTTCTGACGATCTAGACCTGGAATTCGGCAAAGTCAGGGTAAGAATTGGTGGCAGCAGTGGTGGCCACAATGGGCTTAAAAGCATTATCGACAAAGTTGGCGAGAGCTTTGTGCGTTTTCGAATCGGTATTAAGACCAATAATTTAGCCAAGATTGGCGCTCACGACTATGTGTTGCAACGCTTTGGCCAGGCCGAAGAGGAACAGCTACCAGGTGTAATTGCCCAAACCGAAGGGCTAATCAAAAAAGCTTTTGCCGAAGGCGTGGAACACACCTCTAGCTCGCTATAG